Proteins from one Triticum aestivum cultivar Chinese Spring chromosome 7A, IWGSC CS RefSeq v2.1, whole genome shotgun sequence genomic window:
- the LOC123148305 gene encoding NADH-ubiquinone oxidoreductase chain 1-like — MAFVQRRKGPDVVGSFGLLQPLADGLKLILKEPISPSSANFFLFRMAPVATFMLSLVAWAVVPFDYGMVLSDPNIELLYLFAISSLGVYGIIIAGWSSKTGGGRSVAYDIRTNWSKMGLCHWC, encoded by the coding sequence ATGGCTTTTGTGCAACGTCGAAAGGGTCCTGATGTAGTGGGATCATTCGGATTGTTACAACCTCTAGCAGATGGTTTGAAATTGATTCTAAAAGAACCTATTTCACCAAGTAGTGCTAATTTCTTCCTTTTTAGAATGGCTCCAGTGGCTACATTTATGTTAAGTCTGGTCGCTTGGGCCGTTGTTCCTTTTGATTATGGTATGGTATTGTCAGATCCGAACATAGAGCTACTTTATTTGTTTGCCATATCTTCGCTAGGTGTTTATGGAATAATTATAGCAGGTTGGTCTAGTAAGACGGGGGGCGGCCGTTCGGTCGCCTATGATATACGGACCAATTGGTCCAAAATGGGTTTGTGCCACTGGTGTTGA